From the genome of Thermoanaerobacterales bacterium:
CACGCCGTCGAGCAGTATGTCAGAACACAGAGACGCAAAAGACTGGCGGAGGAATGCCGCCGGCTGGCCGATGTCGAAGACCTGACCGCTCTGGCGGAAGCGGACCTGGCCGAGCATGCGGAAAGAATGGCCCGGGCCGAGGAGGGTGAGTTCTAATGCCGGGCAACGTGCCGCGCCCGGGAGACATCTACCAGGTCAGCCTCGAAGGCACCGGTCGAGTCCTCAGAGGCCCTCACTATGCGGTGTTTGTCTCCGACGAACCCTTCAATTATCTCTCCACAGTGGTTACGGTTCCTCTCTCTTCGGGCCCCAGGCCCGCTTCCTTCCGCCCGGAAATGCCTCTGCACGGAAAGACAACTCGTGCCCTGCCCGACCAGATACGCGCTATTGTTAAGCACCGGTTGAAGGATTTCCAGGGAAATGTGGCAGATACCTCTTTTTTTCTGGCCCTCAGGATTGCCCTGGGCGAACTGTTTTCTCTGCAGAAACCGTGAGGGTTGAAGGCCGATTAACCTGCTCCGGCCGGGGCCCGGACGCGCGACGGCGTAAAACCACCGTTTGAATTAAGTTTTGCAGGGGAATTGGGTACGGTACATAATAATTAGGTACTAGTTTAGGTACTAACGCCTCCGGCGGGGTAGCGGCGCCGCCGGACTTCGTCGTATGCTACCGGTTCCTTTGAAAAATTCGCATTGACTTCATCAAGTCTCTTTTTCATGACGGAATGGCAGGGTTTTTTAGTGAGGAGAAAGATAATTTCTAAACTTATCGGCGACAACGCCGTGTTTTCCCTTCAACACCGGATATTTAACGTGATCGCCCTAATGGGGATCATCATGTCTTTTTCAGCCTGTCTGGTAAATTACGCTCTTAAGCTGGGAACATTAACGGTAATCGTGCCCTTTGGATGCGGCATTATGGCGCTAGGGCTGTACCTGATGTCTATTATTGGCAGGAAGTATACCGTCCCGGCAGTGGTAACCGTTATCATATTAAGCTTTGTCTTTTTCCCAGCGATGTGGATTATTAACGGCGGGACTTATGGTAGTATTCCTTACTACATGCTCTTAAATGCCGGCATAACCGTGGTCTTGCTTGCAGGTTTGAAGAGAATGCTGATCCTGGCCTTTTACTTTGTGGCCGTAGGTGCCCTTATTGCCGCAGAGTATCGGATTCCGGGCCTTGTAACGAGCTATGACTCCGAACTGATCAGGTACTTGGATTCATCTTTCGGGTATGTCGTTTGTTTGGTTTCCACGGCGGCACTGTTCGCCGTTCTTGTCGATAGTTATGCAAAAGAACGCCAAAGGGCGGAGGAATATCTGGCTGTGCTTGAGAGACAGAATGAAGAAATAGAGGCTAAGAATAGGATGTTGGAGGCAAGTAACGCGGAGCTGAAAGAAGCAAAGGAAAAGGCAGAAGACCTGAACAGGCTGCTACACAAAGAAAAAGAAAAACTCCAGAAGTTATCGATCACCGATGATTTGACTGGCGTTTACAACAGAATGTATATTACCGCCCGTCTCAGGGAGGAAGTCGAGGCATCGCGCAAGAGACAAAGGAAGCTTGTAGTGGCCCTGATTGACATAGACAACTTCAAGCGCGTTAATGATACGCACGGACATCTATTTGGAGACTGCGTGCTGAAAAGGGTTGGCGAAACCATTGCCGCCGGCTTGCGGCAAACCGATATAGTAGGACGTTACGGGGGCGAGGAGTTTTTGCTCGTGTTGCCCGACACCGGCCTGGAAAATGGGTACGCGGTTGTGGAACGCATCCGCAGGAAGATATTGGACTTGAAGTGGGAGAATGACCTGAAAGTGACGATTAGCGGCGGTATCACTGAGCTGGACGGCGCCCAGGTGACCGACTTGCTGACGCAGGCCGACAGACTGTTATACCAGGCAAAAGACAGAGGCAGGAACCGGATAGAAAAAGAGCCTGCTTGACGGGATGCATGACACGCGTCATGTGTACCGACGTGGACAGCGATTGACGGATTGTAGAGGCCCGGGGACAGGGGGTTCGGCGTCGGTCTCCTTCATGGTCGGTTTCGTCCGAAAACCTGCACGGACCTCGCCTTCGCCCGGCCGTAGCGGGCGAGGAACGCGGGGTCCGCTTCTTTCAACAGATCGGCGGGCGTAGTGTCCCCGGGATCGGCGCCGTCGTAGCGGTCGAGGTCAAACAGGCTTCGGACTAGCTCCAGCGAGGCCCCGTCCTCGTCGGGGACGTCGCAATGGAAATAGAGGTCATTCAGGTGGGCGCCGTAGTCCGTTGCCAGAGCCAGGTGGAGGCGGGCCGACTGCTGCTCCAGGTAGGCCCGGACCGTGGTGGTGGTTGCCTCCCGGTCCAGACCGGGACAGTCACGGACGGTGCGGCGTGTAAGGCCCCAGTGCGTGAACCGCATGTCGCCATCGTCCCACGCGCCCACGTAGAGGCCCAGGGGGTAGAGCCGGCACGATGTGGGGCGGGCGTCGTAGACGCCGCAGAGCGTCCCGTCCAGGAAAGGGCAGGGGCCCTTCAGCAGGGGCTCGAGGTACACGCGGATGCGCCGGCCGTAGTCGGGGATGAGGGCGAGGACCGCGAACTCGGCGAGGAACGAACCGGTACCGATCCCCAGCCTGCGGGCGAGGGTCCAGACGTCGTACGGCGTCAGCAGCAGCTTAACCTCCCGGCAGCAGCGGCCGCACAGCCGGCAGGAGAACCCGATCGGGTCGCCGGGTCGCATCACGGTTTCATTCCGGGAGGACACAGCGGGCACGGCGGCCACCTCCCTTATTATCCACTCTACCCGAAGCGCTTCGTGTTGACCAGGATGTTGTGCGGCGCCTTTCGCGCGGGCTATACTGGAGGCACGAAGATGCAGTTTTGGCCAATCGGGGGGTCGGCCGACAGATGCCCCACAGCGCCGAGGACGCGCCGCCGTCCCTGCGGGAAAAGGCGGCGGCCGAAGGAGTGGAACTGTAATGATAGGCAGTAAACCCCCTGCGGTCGAAGCGCTGTAGGGGGGTTATTGTCTGATGGCGGCGAGAATTGGTAACATGGGAGTAGGTGATCAGCTGTGGAAAAGGAGTTCGAGGAGGAACTGCGACGGGCGTGGGCCGAACGGGCCGCAGCCGCAAGGCAGGCCCGCGAGCAACGCCGTGAAGCGGCGTGGCAGAAGGCCCGGGCAATGGCGCAATTCCTCAGGAAGGAATATGGCGTCGGACAGACCTATCTCTACGGCTCCCTGGCCTGGGGTCCGCGGTTCGGCGAGCGGTCCGATATCGACCTGCTGGTTGAGGGCTTCCCTCCCGCCGCCGGTTACTGGCGCATGCTGGTAGAACTCGAGCAAATAGCCTCACCTTTTGAGGCGAATGTTGCGCTGGCCGAGGATGCACGGCCTGAACTCCGCGAAAAGGCAAAAAGGGATGGCATATCACTTTGACCCGCAAGCAGTTTGCCGTCATTGCCTCCCGTCTCCGCCAGGAACTGAGAAACACCAGGCTTTTGCTCGACGAACTGGCCCGGCAGGGACTGCTACCGGGAACGCGACGGAGCTTAGTGACATTGGACCCGAGGGATTCCTTTAGGCTACGCGCCATCGGTTCCATCCTGCACGACTTTTACGTCGCGGCGGAGAATATCTTTGAAACCGTGGCCCGCAACCTGGATGACCTTTCACCCACGGGACCGGAATGGCACCGGGAGCTGCTGAGGCAAATGACCCTCTCCGTCCCCGGAATCAGACCGGCTTTACTGACTACCGAAACGGCGGACAGACTCGATGAATTCCGCGCTTTTCGGCAAGTGTTCCGGAACGTCTACGGTTTCAATCTCTCCTCTCAACGGCTACAGGAACTCCTGAGGGCGCTTCCGGATACGGTATCGCGCCTGGAGGAAGAGGTCAACGAGTTCATTGCCGACATGCAGGAGATCCTTCCGGAGGAGCCTCTCCGTTAAAGCATCCAAGGCTGTCCCTTTCACTCGCCGACCGGCGACCAGCGGGGGCGCGGGTCCTCCGGGACGGCCAGGACGAGGCGGGTGTTAAGGAAGTACAGGACGACGCGCCCGGCGTCCAGGCGCTCGACGCGGACCGCCCGCACCGGGGGGGAGACCGCCAGCGCGCGGTTGAGTTCGCGGACGCAGACCTGGGTGCCCCAGATCAGGGCGGCGGCCATCAGCAGGACGGTTACGGCGGCCAGGAGAGGCCACCTGGCGGCCGGCGAGGTCGGCATAAAGGCTCATCCCTCCACGGTTCCGGTTTTCTCCTCCCCTCCCCCTTCACCCCGCGGCCCTTCCGGAGTCGCCTCCGGGAATAGCAGCACGTCGGCCAGGATGTCGGCCAGGAGGCGCGCCGCGTAGAGGGCCTCGGCCCGGTGGTTGTTCACGCCCCCGATCTCGACCAGGATGGCCTGCGGGTGCAGGAACTGGTTGTACCGCCCGTCCTTGACCCGCACCCCCAGGCAGAGGCCGGGGTACTTCTTCGCGGCGGCGGCGGCCAGTTTCTCGGCGAAGGCCTTGTTCTCACGCCAGCCGGGGAACGGCTGGCGGGCGTCGGAGCCGACGATAAACAGGATCGTCGCCGCGTCCCGGCCGTTGATACGGACCACGCTGTGGTCCCGGTCCTTCTTGCTGTCCCGGTGGACATCGATCAAGACGTCGATCCCGGGATGGCCCTCCAGGAGTTCTTCGGCCGTCTTTTGCGACTTCAGGTAGGACTTGGCGTAAGGGACGTCGTGCACCCGTTCCGAACGGACGATGTCGATTTCCCGTTCGGCCAGCGCCCGCTCAAGCTCGCGGGCGGCGTCGACCACCCCTCCCGGCCGGCCGTCAAAGCGTTCGACGCCGTCGTCCAGGGCGTAGGTCTCGCCGGTGTGGGTGCTGTAGATGGCCACCAGCGGACGGGCCCCGTCATCGTGGACGCCGGGGCCGGGCTTGGCCGGCGGGCCGGGGGTGAGGTGGACAACCGGCCGCCGGGCCAAAACACCCGGAAGCTGCGAGGCCAGGATCTCCTGGGCGTCGCCGAGGCTCACGCCCGCGGCGCGGCCCAGGGCTTCCCGGGCGAGCATCCCCGGAGAGGCCTCCTCGCCCTGCCATCCCCGTCCCGGCAGGGCCATGGCGATCAGGACCTCCGGGTGGCTTGTCCCCCACTCCCGCGCCGCTTTGCCTCCCGCCCGGGCCAGGCCCTTCGTCTCCGGGGCCGTAAGCCAGGTGGAGGTGACCAACAGGACGACCAGGAGCACCACCCGCAGCCAGCGCAAACGGAACAACCCCCTCCAGAGACATAATTACGCCCGGGAGGGGGTTGTTATGCTCTAGCGCAGCATTGTCGGGACAAAAGCATCGATAAGACCGATGACGAAGGCCGCAATCAGGGCCCCGATGATGCTGACCGACAGCAGGCCGGGGATAATAAACTGCGCCAGGTAGATGACCACGGCGGCGACGATGAAGCCGACCAGGCCGCGGCTCTGCGGCGAGATCCGGTCGCCGAGCAGGGTCTCCGCCAGCCAGCCCAGGATAGCGATTACCGCCGCGGCAATCAGCGCGCCGACAAAGCCACCCTTGACCACGAAACCGGGCGAAACCCAACTTACGATCATGAGCACCAACGCGGACACAACGAAACGGATGATCGCCCCGATCCAGGTTTGCCGAACATTGTTTTCCGCCACGGGAAACTCCACCTCCTTTCGTCGATACTCATCAGTAGGATTGACGAAAAAAGGATAAACTATACCTCCGGAGGTTAGACTTGCATTCCATACCCCGCGCGTGTTAGAATCTCCACGTTGGGAGGTGAGACGGTGGCGAAGAACCGGTCGGCATTGAAACGGGCTGAAATCATCCGCAAGCGCACCCTGCGCAACCGGGCCCTGCGGTCCACGCTGCGTACCGCGATCAAGAGGTTTGAGACGAGTCTCAGCGCGGGCGCCGAGGATGTCTCCGAAAAGCTGCGGAAGGCGCTTGTGACCATCGATAAAGCCGTGACCAAGGGCATCCTGCATAAGAATGCGGCGGCGCGCAAGAAGTCCCGCCTGATGAAAAAGTTTAACGCGGCTTCGTAAAAGAAGACCGCGTTCTGCTTTACCCAGTATTTGGCTATGGCCGGCCCGGCGCCGGCTTTCTTATTTCCCGCTGCAGATATGTAGAATGAGATCGGCCGCGGCCGGATAAAAGTCCCGCTGCCCGGTCTTGACCGCCAGGTCGATGTCCCGGATCCCCGCCAGGGCCTCGACCGCCCGGCGGGGAGGGATCGCCCTTCCCTGTTCCAGGGCGCGGCGGACGACAAAGGTCTTGAGCCCCAGTTCCCGGGCGATGGCCGGCGCGGCCATACCCCGCCGTGCCAGATCCCCGGCGGCCAGGATGATCCGGAACTGGCGCGCCAGCATGCCCAGGATACGCAGGGGCTCATCCCCGGCCCGCAGAAGCGTCGCCAGGCCTTCCAGGGCCGGCCGGGCCCTTTTTTCTCCGATGGCGTCAATAACGGCGAAGACCGTCTCCTCGGCGGGCGGGATCACAAGGGCCGCCACATCGTCCTCGACGATCCCCCGCCGGTCCCCGACGTAACAGAGAACCTTGTTGAGATCCTGCTCCAACCCGGCGAGCCCCCCCGTCGAAGAAACCACCAGCCGCCGCAACGCCGCCGGTTCGGCGGTCTTCCCCGCTTCCCGCACCCTCTTCGCCACCCAGCGCAGGCGGTCGGCCTCGCTCAGGGGAGTGAAGTCGATGGCCCGCCCCTTTTCGGTAATCAGGCGATAAAGCCGGCGCCGGCGGTCCACCGGACCGGAGTGGACCAGGACCAGGCAGGTGGCCGGAACGGGGTTCTCAAGGTAGAGTTCCAGGGCATGGACATCCCCCCGCCCGCCGCCTTTGCCGGTGCCTTTGCCGGGCTGCTCGCCCAGGCCGGGGGCGTGCCGGACGATCACCAGTCTCCTCGCCCCCAGGACGGGCGGCGTCTCGGCCGCCCGGACCACCGCCGGCGGTTCGGTCTCCTCCCCGTCCAGGACGTCACAATCAAAGGCCGCGGCCGCCGGAGTCAGCAGGGACTCCTGCAGCATTTTGACCGCCCGGGCGTGCAGGAAGACCTCTTCGCCGTGGAAGAGATAGACGGGGGCAATGTCCCCCTCCCGCACGTTCTTGACCAACTCCAGGTAATACTGCATGGCCATAGCTTACCATGCGCCGGCGGCCGCTGTCAGCGCCGGCGGACAGCAAAAGCCCGGCTTTTCCACCGGAAAGCCGGGCCTCTGTATCGGCGGGCGGGACGCTCTCTTTAGATAACGCCCCGCTCCTTCAGGAAGGCCTCGACGACCTCGGCGGGCTTCTTGCCCTGCTCCTTCACCTGGTAGTTCAGCTGCTGCATGTCCTCGTCCGAAATCTGCCCGGCGACGGTATTAAGGACTTCCTCAAGCTCGGGGTATTTCTCCAGGGTGTCCATGCGTACGATGGGCACGCAGTAGTACGGCGGGAAAAAGCCCTTATCGTCCTCCAGGATTTTTAGCTTGTAACTGATCAGTTCCCCGTCGGTGGAGAAGGCGTCAATGACGTCGACCTTGCCCTCGCCGATGGCCTGGTACTTCAGGGCGGTCTCCATTCCTTTAACGTCCTTGAACTTCAGCCCGTAGGCCTCGGTGTAGCCCGGGTACCCGTCCTTACGGTTGAGAAATTCCTGCTCGGCCCCGAAGACGAGGTCCTTCGCGTAGGGCACCAGGTCCGAGGTCTTTTCCAGGTTATACTCCTGCGCCAGTTCCTGTTTTACCGCGGTGGCATAGGTATTGTTGAAGCCCAGCGGTTGCATCCACTTAATCTTGTACTTCTCGTTGTACTCCTTCTGGACCAGGTTGTACACCTCGTCAGGGTCGTACATTACGTCATGCTTGAGGATGGCCATCAGGCCGGTCCCCGTATAGTCCGGGTAAAGATCCAGGTCGCCCTTCTTCAGCGCCTCCCAGCACACCAGGGTGCCGCCCAGATTCAACTTCCGCTCGACCTGAAGGTCGGTCTTGGCCTCGATCAACTGCGCCAGCATCTCGCCCATGACGATGTTCTCGGTAAAGTTCTTCGAGCCGACCGTCACCTTCCCGCCCTTGGCGGCATCCTGTGTCCCACCGCCACAGCCGCCGACGGCCACCACGGCAAAGGCCAGGGCCACAACCAGGGCAATCCTCCGCCACAACCTCTTTTTCACGATCATCCCCCTCTGCAAAATAGTTTTTTGCTCCTCGAAGGCGGCGCTACCGATGAGCCGTAGCGCGCAGTCCCCGCGGAGTCATGGCCCGCTCCAACCGTTCCAGTCCGACATCGCAGACGATTGCCAGGAGCGCCGCCGGCACGGCACCCGAAAGGATCAGGACCGCATCTGTCTGCTGGATGCCGCGCCAGATAGGGGAGCCGAGCCCACCGGCGCCGATCAGAACGCCGATGGTGGCGATCCCGATGGCGGTGACCAGGGCGACCCTGATCCCCGCCAGGATTACGGGCAGGGCGATGGGCAGCTGGACCAGGCGCAGCAACTGTAACCTGGTCATGCCCATCCCCCGTCCGGCCTCAACCAGACCTTTATCGATACCGAGGATCCCGGCATAAGTGTTACGGACGATGGGCAGCAGCGAATACAAGACCAGAGAGATCACCAGGGTGGTGTCCCCCAGGCCGAAGACCATCATTAAGAGGGCCAGCATGGCAAGCGCAGGTACGGTTTGCAGTATGTCGGTCACGGCCATGGTAATGCCGGCGGCCAGGCGGTAACGGGTAATGATGATCCCCAGCGGGATACCCACCGCCATCGCCAGCAATACGCCGACGGCCGAAAGCTCCAGGTGTTCAATTGTAAGGAGAAGAATGTTGTCCAAGCGGTCACTCCCTTTCGACGCCGTAAATCCTTAACCCGCGGGGCGTTACCGCACGCTCCAGCAGGCCGAGGACCCAGCCGGTGACCAGGGCCAGCAGGGCGGTGGGGATCGCCCCTGCGAGGATAAAGTACAGGTCCATCGTCTGGATCCCGGTGACGATCAGGTCTCCAAGGCCCCCGGCCCCGATGAAGGCCGCAAACGTCGCCCAGCTGATGATGTAGATGGAGGAAATGCGGATACCGGTCATTATCACCGGAAGTGCCAACGGGAGTTTGACCATTACCAACAGCTGGCAGTTGCTCATCCCCATTCCCTTCCCGGCCTCGATGAGAGCCGGGCTGACACCCTTGAGGCTGGTGTAAGTATTCCTGAGGATCGGGAGCAGGGAGTACAGAAACAGCACAACCATAGCCGGGAAAAAGCCGATGCCCAGGATGGGCAGGGCAAAGCCGAAGAGGGCCAGACTGGGAATGGTCTGGATGGTGCCGGTAACCGACAGACAGGCTTGTGCCGCCTTTTCCCTGCCCGTCAGCCAGATGCCGAGCGGGATGGCCAGTGAAGCCCCCGCGAACACCGCACCGAATGAAAGATAGACGTGCTGCAAGGTCGCCGTGATGACGGCGTCGGAATTGTACTGGAGGAAAGAAACGAAATCACTCACCGTCATCACCCCAGACCAGGGACGCCAGGGCATTCACCATGCTGGTCCGCGTCACCAACCCCACCAAGGCGCCGTCCCGGTCCACCACCGGGAGGTACTTAAGCTTCTCCTCGACCATCTTGTCGAAGGCCTCCTTGGCAGAGGCATCCCGGCTGATCGTCGGCATCCCGCGCTCGGCAAGATCCCCAACGGTCGTGGCCCGCCGGTGCTCCCGGTCGAGCTGTTCCACGCTTACGCTGCCGACCAGGTGTCCCCGGTCGTCGGTGACCAGCACCGTGTCCACCTTCTTGCGCTTCATAAGGGCCAGGCCTTCGGCCAGTCCGAGATGCGGCGCGACCGTTACGGGTTTGGCCACCATCACCTGGTCCACGGTCTGCAGACCCTGACTCATAAGGCGGTCCTTGCCGATAAAGGAGGCCACGAAGTCATCGGCCGGTTTGCGCAGAAGCTCTTCCGGCGACGCCGCCTGGACGATCCGCCCGTCCCTCATCAGGACGATACGGTCCGCCAACTTGAGGGCCTCATCGATATCGTGAGTGACGAAGATGATCGTCTTTTGCAGCTTGCTTTGCAGGTTTTTCAGTTCGTCCTGGAGCGTCTCGCGGGTGATGGGGTCCAGAGCGCCGAAGGGCTCGTCCATCAGGATCAGCGGGGGCTCGGCCGCCAGGGCGCGCAGGACGCCTATGCGCTGCTGCTGTCCACCGCTCAACTCAGTGGGATAACGGTGGGCGTAGACCTCGTAATCCATGCCCACCAGTTCCAGCAACTCTCGCACGCGCCGGTCCCGCCGCTCCTTGTCCCGTCCGAGCAGCCGGAGCACAAGGTCGACATTCTGGGCGATGGTCATGTTGGGGAAAAGACCGATCTGCTGAATGACGTAGCCGATCTCCCGGCGAAGCAAAACGCCGTTCATTTCTTGCACGTTCTTGCCCCGCACGTATATGGCGCCGCTCGTGGGCTCGATCAGCCTGTTGACCATCTTTAAGGTGGTGGTCTTGCCGCAGCCGCTGGGGCCGATCAGAACCAGGAACTCACCCCCGGCGATCTTGAGGTTCAGGTTGTCGACCGCAGCGTGCCGGCCGTACACCTTGGACACATTCTCGAAAACAACCATGTGCTTCGCGTCTCCCCTTCCCTGATCAGGGTGGAATGAAAGCAAGAGCAAAGCCTGGGCCGACTGCCGCGGCAAACACCGGCAGCGGCGGGAAGGCCCAACGCCAAAGCTCAGGCCGTGACAAGGCCTGCCGTGGTGCTGGGGTCCGGCTGGACAAGGGATGAAAACTGGGCTGAACAGAAGACTCGTGCAGAAGGAAGCACAAGAAGAAGAGCCTTACATCATCCCTTAACAACGCGTACGGGGTTAGCTGACGGGTTTGGGCTGTTAAGGCTGCCCTACCACTGGCGTGGATTCACCCCATGAGAAAAACTGGGTCCCCCGCTTCTCCTTACGGAGAATTAGGCGCTTTGGCACCATTATTTGGTTGTCGGGTCCTTATTTTATGTCCTTCGAGCAAGCATCTGTTTTCTCCTGCCTGTTAAAGTTTTTAAAAATTTCCGGTAGGTGCAAACCATCCGCTTCCCCCGGGCGTCTAAAGGGTAAAAGACATAAAGGAGGGATTTGTTTGCGGAGGTTATCGATCATCCTCGCGGCGGTTGTGATGGGTCTTTTGGCCGGAGCCGGACTGGCCTGGGGGGCCGAGGAGCCGGCGGTCGTCAGCCAGGGAGCGGTGGTGGCGGCCGGGGAGGCCGGAAAGGCGCCAGGGGCCACCCTCACCGAGGCCGAGGCCATGGCCCTGGCGAAGAAGGTCTTCCCGCAACTGGAGGGCCTGGAGTTGCGTGCGGAATTCGAGGAGAACGCCTATGAGGCCCGGCGTGTCTGGAATATCCGCACGGAGCCGGAGCATTTCCGGCCGGGCCCATGGGCGGAGCGGGTCTGGATCGCCATTGACGCCGATACCGGAACGATTCTGCATTCCGACATCATCATCCCGCCCGGGGAGCCGGTTCCGGGGCGCGTCCTGACCCGCGAGGAGGCCCGGGCCGCCGCCGAGGCCTTCATCGCCAAGATGGTTCCGGCCGAGGCGCGGGCGCACCTGCGTTGGGATGACGGCTACACCGGCTACCAGCCGAAAGGGACGCTCAGCCTGGTGTACAGCTTCCACTGGAACCGCATGGCCAACGGGATCCCGGTCTCCGGGGACGGGGTCACTGCGCAGGTGGACGCCGTTACCGGCGAGGTGGTCGGCTACAACTTGAGCTGGCACCCCGAGATCGGCCTCCCCGACCCGAACGGCGTAATGCCCCCGGCCGAGATTACGCAACGCGTCCTGGACGAGCTGGGCCTCGTACCGCAGTACGTGATAGGGGAGCCGTCCGCGACCGCGCTGCCGGAGGTAAGGCTGGTCTATCAGCTCAACAGCCTGCTGCCGTTCTTCGACGCGCGCACCGGCCAGGCCCTGGGTTACGAGGGACAGGCCGTTCCGCTGGAGAACGCGCGGCTCTTCGACCGCGCCTTCAGCCCGGCGCAGGAGGCGCCCGGGGCCGCGCCCCCGGCAGGCCGGATCACGCCGGAGGAGGGCCTGGCGGCCGCCACCGCCTTCTTCCGCGCTCTGGGCTACGAAGGCCGCGTGGAGCGTTCCGGAGGCGGCTCCAGCGGCGGCCCGGGGTACCGCATAGAGACCTGGGGCTATGCCGTCGTCCCGGAGGGCCAGGACCGGCGGGGCATGGAGCCGACCGTGCAGCTCGATACCCGTAACGGCGGCATAGTCAGCTTTTTCAGTGAAGAACGCGGGGTATCCGCCGTGCCCGGTAAGGTGAATCTGACTTACCGGCAGGCATACGACAGGGCCCTGGCCTTCCTGCGACAGGTTGAGCCCGATCTGGCGGACAGCCTGGTCCGCCAGCAGAACTCCCGGCAGGAGCCTGAAGGCGACCGCTACGCGTTCAGATTCTCACGGCTCGTCAACGGCATCCCCTTCCCGTACAGGGGCATTATGGTGACCATCAGCGCTGCCGACGGACGGGTGCTCGACTACCATAACAATCTTTACCCCCACCTGCCCGTCCCGCCGGTCACGGGGATGATCGACCCCGCCCGGGCGACGGAAATCTTCAAGGCCCGCGTCGCACCGCAATTGATCTATTACTTCACCAGGGAACGGGACGGCCGCCCGACCGGCAAGGCGGCGCTTGTCTACCACTTCCCGGACCTGGGCCGGGGCATCGACGCCCACACCGGAGCCATCGTTGCCGAGCGGCAAGGCCCCAACGGCCGCCTCGCCGCTTACGCCGCACGGATCGGCAATCACTGGGCGCGCGCCCCGCTGCTCCTCCTGGCCGAAAACGGTTTCCTGCCGGACCCGGAAAAGTTCGACCCCAACCGGACCATCAGCCGGCGCGAAGGAGTACGACTGCTGGCGGCCGCCGCCACGCGCTACTGGGATTACCCCGAGGGGCCGGTGAAGCCGCCGTTCACCGACCTCAAGGCCGGTGACCCGGACCTCGTTTACTTCGACCGCGCCGTGCAGATGGGCCTGTTTGCCGGCGGTGGGGCCTTCAACCCCCAAGGCACGCTGACCCGCGAGCAGTTCGCGGCCTGGCTCGTCAACGCCCTGGGCTGCAAGGAAGTGGCCCGGATCCGCGGCCGCATCGAGAGCCCCTTCAAGGATGCGAAGAGTGTCACCCCCGGCCTGGCGAACTACGTCGCCCTGGCCGGGCAGCTCGGCCTGATGGGCGGTGACGCCGGGGGGAACTTCCGGCCGCAAGCCGGGCTGACCTGGGGCGAGGCGGCGGCGGTCGTTACCAAGGCCGTCCCGCGGCTGCAAAACAATCCGCTGCTTTATCGCTGGTAAACACGCGGTACGGCGCAGGAACACAAGGGAGAGAGGACCCCGGATGCCCGGGGCCCTCTCTCCCTTCGTCATTCCCTGGAGAGGATCCTTGCCACGCCCGGCCGGGTCCGGTAGCATGGGGAAAAGCGCGGGAGGAGGATACATCCATGGCGCGCAGGATCCTGGTCCCGGTGGACGGCTCCGAGAATGCGCTCCGGGCCGCCGACTTCGCCGCGGGACTGGCCGAAAGCAGCCCCGGCACCGAGGTAACCCTGCTCCACGTTTGCTCGGGCCCCGAAGCCTGTGCCATGCCCGGCAGGGCTAACTGGTTTTCACGTGAGAAATGGGAGGTCGAGATCCGGGCCCACGCCGAGGCGATACTGCGCCGGGCGGAACGACCTTTCAAAGCCCGCAACCTTACCCCGGTCACGCTCATTAAGGTAGGCGACCCGGCCGGAACCATTGTGGAGATCGCCGGTGA
Proteins encoded in this window:
- the rpsT gene encoding 30S ribosomal protein S20, coding for MAKNRSALKRAEIIRKRTLRNRALRSTLRTAIKRFETSLSAGAEDVSEKLRKALVTIDKAVTKGILHKNAAARKKSRLMKKFNAAS
- a CDS encoding type II toxin-antitoxin system PemK/MazF family toxin codes for the protein MPGNVPRPGDIYQVSLEGTGRVLRGPHYAVFVSDEPFNYLSTVVTVPLSSGPRPASFRPEMPLHGKTTRALPDQIRAIVKHRLKDFQGNVADTSFFLALRIALGELFSLQKP
- a CDS encoding diguanylate cyclase, whose amino-acid sequence is MRRKIISKLIGDNAVFSLQHRIFNVIALMGIIMSFSACLVNYALKLGTLTVIVPFGCGIMALGLYLMSIIGRKYTVPAVVTVIILSFVFFPAMWIINGGTYGSIPYYMLLNAGITVVLLAGLKRMLILAFYFVAVGALIAAEYRIPGLVTSYDSELIRYLDSSFGYVVCLVSTAALFAVLVDSYAKERQRAEEYLAVLERQNEEIEAKNRMLEASNAELKEAKEKAEDLNRLLHKEKEKLQKLSITDDLTGVYNRMYITARLREEVEASRKRQRKLVVALIDIDNFKRVNDTHGHLFGDCVLKRVGETIAAGLRQTDIVGRYGGEEFLLVLPDTGLENGYAVVERIRRKILDLKWENDLKVTISGGITELDGAQVTDLLTQADRLLYQAKDRGRNRIEKEPA
- the holA gene encoding DNA polymerase III subunit delta → MAMQYYLELVKNVREGDIAPVYLFHGEEVFLHARAVKMLQESLLTPAAAAFDCDVLDGEETEPPAVVRAAETPPVLGARRLVIVRHAPGLGEQPGKGTGKGGGRGDVHALELYLENPVPATCLVLVHSGPVDRRRRLYRLITEKGRAIDFTPLSEADRLRWVAKRVREAGKTAEPAALRRLVVSSTGGLAGLEQDLNKVLCYVGDRRGIVEDDVAALVIPPAEETVFAVIDAIGEKRARPALEGLATLLRAGDEPLRILGMLARQFRIILAAGDLARRGMAAPAIARELGLKTFVVRRALEQGRAIPPRRAVEALAGIRDIDLAVKTGQRDFYPAAADLILHICSGK
- a CDS encoding stage II sporulation protein P — protein: MRWLRVVLLVVLLVTSTWLTAPETKGLARAGGKAAREWGTSHPEVLIAMALPGRGWQGEEASPGMLAREALGRAAGVSLGDAQEILASQLPGVLARRPVVHLTPGPPAKPGPGVHDDGARPLVAIYSTHTGETYALDDGVERFDGRPGGVVDAARELERALAEREIDIVRSERVHDVPYAKSYLKSQKTAEELLEGHPGIDVLIDVHRDSKKDRDHSVVRINGRDAATILFIVGSDARQPFPGWRENKAFAEKLAAAAAKKYPGLCLGVRVKDGRYNQFLHPQAILVEIGGVNNHRAEALYAARLLADILADVLLFPEATPEGPRGEGGGEEKTGTVEG
- a CDS encoding YkgJ family cysteine cluster protein; its protein translation is MPAVSSRNETVMRPGDPIGFSCRLCGRCCREVKLLLTPYDVWTLARRLGIGTGSFLAEFAVLALIPDYGRRIRVYLEPLLKGPCPFLDGTLCGVYDARPTSCRLYPLGLYVGAWDDGDMRFTHWGLTRRTVRDCPGLDREATTTTVRAYLEQQSARLHLALATDYGAHLNDLYFHCDVPDEDGASLELVRSLFDLDRYDGADPGDTTPADLLKEADPAFLARYGRAKARSVQVFGRNRP
- a CDS encoding phage holin family protein is translated as MAENNVRQTWIGAIIRFVVSALVLMIVSWVSPGFVVKGGFVGALIAAAVIAILGWLAETLLGDRISPQSRGLVGFIVAAVVIYLAQFIIPGLLSVSIIGALIAAFVIGLIDAFVPTMLR